A stretch of the Archangium violaceum genome encodes the following:
- a CDS encoding alpha/beta hydrolase has product MGRLRRARRMLLLVVAVLVMAYVGLCVLVFVNQRRLVFPVPPGAREPALPGATLLRIPGPEGSTVFALHVSAPAGAPTVVHFHGNGEQLADEQWLAQRFQEAGLGFYAVEYPGYGLAMGQEPSETGIYAAAEVALEHLYRELGVPREHTVLQGQSLGSGVAVEMAKRGHGTRLVLITPYTSIVEVGARLFPWLPARLLVKDPFDSAAKAPGLKQPVLIVHGTRDEVIPVDMGQRMGTLLPNATTRILEGRRHNDVLDRPAILQELMAFVREGARPAAVFQPTP; this is encoded by the coding sequence ATGGGTCGTCTTCGAAGGGCGAGGCGGATGCTGCTCCTGGTGGTGGCCGTACTGGTCATGGCGTACGTGGGACTCTGCGTGCTGGTGTTCGTCAACCAGCGGCGGTTGGTGTTCCCGGTGCCACCGGGGGCTCGCGAGCCGGCGCTGCCCGGAGCCACGCTCCTGCGCATCCCCGGGCCGGAGGGCTCGACGGTGTTCGCGTTGCACGTGTCCGCGCCAGCGGGGGCCCCGACGGTGGTGCACTTCCATGGCAACGGCGAGCAGCTCGCGGACGAGCAGTGGCTGGCGCAGCGCTTCCAGGAGGCGGGGCTCGGCTTCTACGCGGTGGAGTACCCGGGTTACGGGCTCGCGATGGGGCAGGAGCCTTCCGAAACGGGCATCTACGCGGCGGCGGAGGTCGCGTTGGAGCACCTGTATCGAGAACTGGGCGTGCCTCGAGAGCACACGGTGCTCCAGGGACAGTCCCTGGGCTCGGGCGTGGCGGTGGAGATGGCGAAGCGGGGCCACGGTACGCGGCTGGTGCTCATCACGCCCTACACCTCGATCGTGGAAGTGGGAGCGCGGCTCTTCCCGTGGCTCCCCGCGCGCCTGCTCGTGAAGGATCCGTTCGACAGCGCAGCCAAGGCACCTGGATTGAAACAGCCGGTGCTCATCGTTCACGGGACTCGGGATGAGGTCATTCCCGTGGACATGGGGCAGCGGATGGGAACCCTGCTCCCGAATGCCACCACGCGCATCCTCGAGGGAAGGCGTCACAATGACGTGCTCGACCGGCCGGCCATCCTCCAGGAGCTGATGGCTTTCGTGCGAGAGGGAGCACGGCCGGCAGCGGTGTTCCAACCTACGCCTTGA
- a CDS encoding DUF2019 domain-containing protein yields the protein MIELTRTNSAERCRAISEGRPSDGNRLFDLLVAIHRELRVRGIEAQRQLLVLLDDPDLGTRCWAATAVMEFAPTEGEWVLVDLARNAGGVVGFSAEWTLKEWKAGTLKPL from the coding sequence TTGATTGAACTCACCAGGACCAACTCCGCAGAGAGGTGTCGTGCCATATCGGAGGGCAGACCGAGCGACGGCAACCGCCTGTTCGATCTTCTCGTGGCGATTCATAGGGAGCTGCGGGTGAGAGGTATAGAAGCGCAGCGGCAATTGTTGGTGCTGCTAGATGATCCAGACCTGGGAACTCGTTGTTGGGCTGCAACAGCGGTCATGGAGTTTGCGCCAACAGAGGGGGAGTGGGTGCTTGTTGACCTCGCAAGAAACGCTGGTGGTGTGGTTGGATTCTCGGCGGAGTGGACACTTAAGGAATGGAAGGCAGGCACTCTGAAGCCTCTGTGA
- a CDS encoding DUF2019 domain-containing protein has protein sequence MSLEELVEAFAHHTAAQTDAIFRGDSKTGNKHANKRLAAFKKLRARGDVGRDALAALFKHPRMDVRAMAAAYLLRHRTAEATAVLMEISKGEGLAAFGASEALKRWEEGTWALDPAEVVTGEDSMQNKLEPPDSSSKH, from the coding sequence ATGAGTCTCGAAGAGCTTGTTGAGGCATTTGCCCACCACACGGCAGCACAGACCGATGCGATTTTTCGTGGAGATTCAAAAACAGGAAACAAGCACGCCAACAAGCGCCTTGCCGCGTTCAAGAAACTGCGTGCTCGTGGTGATGTCGGGCGGGATGCTCTTGCTGCGCTATTCAAACACCCACGAATGGATGTTCGCGCCATGGCTGCGGCATATCTGCTCAGGCACCGAACAGCAGAGGCTACAGCTGTGCTGATGGAGATCTCCAAGGGAGAAGGCTTGGCTGCATTCGGGGCTTCCGAGGCCTTGAAACGTTGGGAAGAAGGGACCTGGGCCCTGGACCCTGCCGAAGTAGTTACGGGCGAGGACTCTATGCAAAACAAGCTGGAGCCGCCGGACTCCTCCAGCAAGCATTGA
- the sitA5 gene encoding SitA5 family polymorphic toxin: protein MSNRQLPSAGERQCSRMGTLALVALVLLGACVTGTPSDGRQMAYLDQRPTPRQPSEMRGQANEVRGEEGNSALIFARLPTDFAPVRIGDAEFKAALVKQVLDMPLRVASSAPVQRGGGLAPGSGGAGGDAWQTELARAYERHCGQRRTPGDCLTLFDDGPYLQDDDKRSIAMALAVGPALEGVDAELRATLDPTRVLATVSISLTAYMALLVAPEPVSKGVAAAFTVLLWGYLGFEFFDLIRAYVQLSEDAARATTFAELREAGERFGRVIGPNSVRILVLVGTAAVGGTAALASKAPKLPGFGQASRAIEVNTGLSFVDAAAGAERIIVSVPEGTLRVVLPVTAVAMTAQSGGGKSSGGGSGTPKEGRLLPSGHRAFKSFDDFKDVMGPAGKGNQWHHIVEKRETNLKRFGSEALHNTENVVPLDEGVHIDVSAFYSSKQEFITGSPGLTVRQWLNTQSYEAQRQFGLRAIENIRSGTWRPRK from the coding sequence ATGTCGAATCGTCAGCTGCCCTCTGCTGGTGAGCGGCAGTGCTCGCGCATGGGGACGTTGGCTCTGGTTGCACTGGTGCTCCTTGGTGCGTGTGTCACGGGGACACCCTCTGACGGCCGGCAGATGGCGTACCTCGATCAGCGGCCAACGCCGCGCCAACCTTCGGAAATGAGGGGGCAGGCGAATGAGGTCCGCGGCGAAGAGGGCAACAGCGCGCTCATCTTCGCCAGGTTGCCGACGGACTTCGCTCCAGTGCGAATAGGGGACGCGGAGTTCAAGGCCGCGCTGGTGAAGCAGGTGCTCGACATGCCGTTGAGGGTGGCTTCCTCCGCCCCTGTACAGCGCGGCGGCGGGTTGGCGCCCGGCTCCGGGGGAGCGGGGGGAGATGCATGGCAAACAGAGCTGGCCCGAGCCTATGAGCGCCACTGTGGGCAACGCCGCACGCCAGGGGACTGCCTCACGCTGTTCGATGACGGGCCCTACCTCCAGGACGACGATAAGCGCAGCATCGCCATGGCCCTGGCGGTGGGCCCGGCCCTGGAGGGAGTGGACGCGGAACTGCGGGCCACGCTCGACCCCACGCGGGTGCTAGCGACCGTGAGCATCTCGCTCACAGCGTACATGGCGCTGTTGGTGGCACCGGAACCCGTATCCAAGGGCGTAGCCGCCGCCTTCACCGTGCTCTTGTGGGGTTATCTCGGGTTTGAGTTCTTTGACCTGATCCGAGCGTACGTGCAGCTCTCCGAGGATGCGGCGCGGGCCACCACGTTCGCGGAGCTGCGCGAGGCGGGCGAGCGGTTCGGCCGTGTCATTGGGCCCAACAGTGTACGCATTCTCGTCCTGGTGGGGACGGCGGCGGTCGGTGGAACAGCGGCACTCGCATCCAAGGCGCCGAAGTTACCGGGCTTCGGGCAGGCCTCGCGAGCCATTGAAGTCAACACCGGCTTGAGCTTTGTGGATGCGGCGGCTGGAGCAGAGCGGATCATTGTCTCCGTACCCGAGGGGACGCTCCGCGTTGTCCTGCCCGTGACTGCCGTGGCCATGACGGCTCAGAGCGGCGGTGGCAAATCCTCTGGAGGAGGGAGCGGGACGCCCAAGGAGGGCAGGCTGCTTCCGAGTGGGCATCGGGCCTTCAAGTCCTTTGATGACTTCAAGGATGTCATGGGGCCAGCGGGGAAGGGTAATCAATGGCACCATATTGTCGAGAAGCGCGAAACCAATCTGAAGCGGTTCGGTTCCGAAGCCCTGCATAACACAGAGAACGTGGTTCCTCTTGATGAGGGAGTGCATATCGATGTGAGCGCATTCTATTCATCGAAACAGGAATTTATCACCGGCTCTCCAGGTTTGACTGTGCGGCAGTGGCTCAACACGCAATCTTATGAGGCCCAGCGTCAATTCGGATTGAGAGCTATCGAAAATATCAGGAGTGGAACCTGGCGACCCCGGAAATGA
- a CDS encoding SPFH domain-containing protein — MSIRYMKAPPTTYVMQFKDGRVKREGLGLSFFYWAPTTTVVAVPLSSSDVPFVFNEITQDFQAVTLQGQLTYRVADPKLLAGLLDYSVKPSGEYASEDPSKLEERLVQIVQVRARTVVQSMPLREVLVQAATIEGKVLAALRETEAVRMLGVEVQGFALLSTRPTPEMARALEAEAREALQRRADEAIYARRNAAVEQERRIKESEIATELSVEAGKRQIREAQIAADIAVEEQRAAFMERWSENERKAAEARAYALEKTLAPVRDVDWKVLMAAAGGGNDPKLNIALAFREMAENAGKIGELNVSPDLLRSLLSGPSGSQARHG; from the coding sequence ATGAGCATCCGGTACATGAAGGCGCCGCCGACGACGTACGTCATGCAGTTCAAGGACGGGCGGGTGAAGCGCGAGGGGCTCGGCCTCTCCTTCTTCTACTGGGCTCCCACCACCACCGTGGTCGCCGTGCCGCTCTCCAGCTCGGACGTGCCCTTCGTCTTCAACGAGATCACCCAGGACTTCCAGGCCGTCACCCTCCAGGGCCAGCTCACCTACCGCGTCGCGGATCCCAAGCTGCTCGCCGGGCTGCTCGATTACTCGGTGAAGCCCTCGGGCGAGTACGCCTCGGAAGATCCCTCGAAGCTGGAGGAGCGGCTCGTCCAGATCGTCCAGGTGCGCGCACGCACGGTGGTGCAGTCCATGCCCCTGCGCGAGGTGCTCGTGCAGGCGGCCACCATCGAGGGCAAGGTGCTCGCGGCGCTGCGCGAGACCGAGGCGGTGCGGATGCTCGGCGTCGAGGTACAGGGATTCGCGCTCCTCTCGACGCGCCCCACCCCGGAGATGGCGCGAGCCCTCGAGGCCGAGGCTCGTGAGGCCCTCCAGCGGCGCGCGGACGAGGCCATCTACGCCCGCCGCAACGCCGCCGTGGAGCAGGAGCGGCGCATCAAGGAGAGCGAGATCGCCACCGAGCTGTCCGTCGAGGCCGGCAAGCGGCAGATCCGCGAGGCGCAGATCGCCGCGGACATTGCCGTGGAGGAGCAGCGCGCCGCCTTCATGGAGCGCTGGAGCGAGAACGAGCGCAAGGCCGCCGAGGCCAGGGCCTACGCGCTGGAGAAAACGCTCGCCCCGGTGCGGGATGTGGACTGGAAGGTGCTCATGGCGGCGGCCGGTGGCGGGAACGATCCCAAGCTGAACATCGCGCTCGCCTTCCGTGAGATGGCGGAGAACGCGGGGAAGATCGGCGAGCTGAACGTGTCCCCGGATCTGCTGCGTTCGCTGCTCTCGGGCCCATCGGGGAGCCAGGCGCGCCATGGCTGA
- a CDS encoding NAD+ kinase gives MAEYEKIVLVTRRTRLAELVERFNTRSQARFYLEHAGQDFEDYAREDDTYRRSLDALHKLQELGLPVQQVDRSLVPTFLFTGKELVVTVGQDGLVANVAKYVGSQPIVGVNPDPERFDGVLLPFGIDKARVAVRHVLEEQARFREVTLAEVVLSDGQRLLGFNDLFLGARTHVSARYTLHYERRAESQSSSGIIVSTGAGSSGWLSSVFTLAQGLTEATGGQPGLPWRLSWEDPRLAFVVREPFISRHSAASVVAGFVSAQQELEVESRMPSGGVIFSDGVEEDFLAFNAGTTARVRPAAQRARLVVH, from the coding sequence ATGGCTGAGTACGAGAAGATCGTCCTCGTCACCCGCAGGACGCGGCTCGCCGAGTTGGTGGAGCGCTTCAACACGCGTTCGCAGGCGCGCTTCTACCTGGAGCACGCCGGCCAGGACTTCGAGGACTACGCGCGGGAGGACGACACCTATCGCCGTTCGCTCGATGCGCTCCATAAGCTGCAGGAACTCGGGCTACCGGTGCAGCAGGTGGACCGATCGCTGGTGCCCACCTTCCTCTTCACCGGCAAGGAACTGGTGGTGACGGTGGGCCAGGACGGCCTGGTCGCCAACGTGGCGAAGTACGTGGGCTCCCAGCCGATCGTCGGCGTCAATCCGGACCCGGAGCGCTTCGATGGCGTGCTCCTGCCCTTCGGCATCGACAAGGCCCGGGTAGCGGTGCGCCACGTGTTGGAGGAGCAGGCCCGCTTCCGCGAGGTAACGCTCGCCGAGGTGGTGCTGAGCGATGGTCAGCGGCTGCTCGGGTTCAATGATCTGTTCCTCGGGGCGCGCACCCACGTCTCCGCCCGCTACACCCTGCACTACGAGCGCCGCGCCGAGTCCCAGTCCTCCAGCGGCATCATCGTTTCCACGGGTGCGGGTTCGAGCGGCTGGCTGTCCTCGGTGTTCACGCTCGCGCAGGGGCTCACGGAGGCAACAGGAGGACAGCCGGGACTGCCGTGGCGGCTCTCCTGGGAGGACCCGCGGCTGGCCTTCGTGGTGCGCGAGCCCTTCATCAGCCGGCACTCGGCGGCCAGCGTGGTGGCCGGCTTCGTCAGCGCGCAGCAGGAACTGGAGGTGGAGTCTAGGATGCCCTCGGGGGGCGTCATCTTCAGCGACGGCGTGGAGGAGGACTTCCTCGCCTTCAACGCCGGCACCACGGCCCGGGTGCGCCCGGCCGCCCAGCGCGCCCGGCTCGTCGTTCACTGA
- a CDS encoding error-prone DNA polymerase gives MADVYAELVCRSNFSFLRGASHPEELIQAAAERGLAAVALADGDGLYGAVKAHLAARDAGIKFLLASELTLMDGPRVVVYAQDARGYANLSRLISKSRMLHPKGEAGLPWRELAEGNEGLLALLPHPVPVERVAPLAEAFPERFYVGVSRSLSSGDEARVAQAKALAKDLGAPLCAHNDVHTHDRSRQPLQDVLTAIRYKTTLGQLGTRRLPNAERTLKGPEEMARLFADCPEALERTLELAGRCHATLDGLRYHFSEQDLPPGHSTSSWLRELTYQGLQVRYPGGVPPEVVKQIEHELKLIAALDFAGYFLAIWDIVRFARSRGILCQGRGSAANSAVCYALGVTAIDPVRMGLLFERFLSMERKEPPDIDVDFEHERREEVLQYVYEKHGRHRAGMVCEVICYRGRLALREVGKALGLSLDQVDRLAKTAGSHGGEMGPELLKEVGLSVDDRRVRQTLALATEIEGFPRHLSIHVGGFVITREPLVEMIPVENAAMKGRTVVQWEKDDLEAVGVLKVDLLGLGMLTALAKCLALIKEHHGRELSLATIPAEDPAVYEMLCNADSIGVFQIESRAQMNMLPRLKPRCFYDLVVEIALIRPGPIVGDMVHPYLRRREGREPVEYPSEDVKRILRKTLGVPLFQEQAMKLAMAVAGFTPAEADGLRRALSHKRAEERLGPFHKRFVEGGVARGYTPEYVDTLFRQFRGFAHYGFPESHSASFALLAYASAWLKCHYPAAFTAALLNSQPMGFYAPHTLVADAQRHGVKVLGVDVNHSGWDCTMEEGGALRLGLRMVRGLQEAAGRRVESARQGVRYASIGELARRTRTPRHELARLALSGALGSLSGSRRDALWEIQALGPLEETDLFFGMAMDGTQVELPQMNVAERVSKDFETVGVSLEKHPLELLRPVLRKRGAVTAAGLERVRAGARVAVGGMLICRQMPPTAKGFCFLSLEDETGIANLVVPPDAYARFRKDIHGALFLVGQGTLEKTGKVTNVKVQQLEPLASALPG, from the coding sequence GTGGCGGACGTGTACGCGGAGCTGGTCTGCCGGTCGAACTTCTCGTTTCTACGCGGGGCCTCGCACCCCGAGGAACTGATCCAGGCCGCCGCGGAGCGGGGACTGGCCGCGGTGGCGCTCGCGGACGGGGACGGGCTGTACGGGGCGGTGAAGGCGCACCTGGCGGCGAGGGACGCGGGCATCAAGTTCCTGCTGGCCAGCGAGCTGACGCTGATGGATGGCCCGAGGGTGGTGGTGTACGCGCAGGACGCGAGGGGCTACGCGAACCTCAGCCGGCTCATCTCGAAGAGCCGGATGCTGCACCCCAAGGGGGAGGCGGGCCTGCCCTGGCGCGAGCTGGCCGAGGGCAACGAGGGCCTCCTGGCATTGCTTCCGCACCCGGTCCCCGTGGAGCGAGTGGCACCGCTGGCGGAGGCCTTCCCGGAGCGCTTCTACGTGGGCGTCTCCCGCTCACTGTCCTCGGGAGACGAGGCGCGGGTGGCGCAGGCGAAGGCCCTGGCGAAGGATCTCGGAGCGCCCCTGTGCGCGCACAACGACGTGCACACGCACGACCGGAGCCGCCAGCCGCTGCAGGACGTGCTCACGGCCATCCGGTACAAGACGACACTGGGGCAGCTCGGGACGCGGCGGCTGCCCAACGCGGAGCGGACGCTGAAGGGGCCGGAGGAGATGGCGCGCCTGTTCGCGGACTGCCCGGAGGCGCTCGAGCGCACGCTGGAGCTGGCGGGCCGCTGCCACGCGACGCTGGACGGGCTGCGCTACCACTTCTCGGAGCAGGACCTGCCGCCGGGACACTCGACGTCGAGCTGGCTGCGCGAGCTGACGTACCAGGGCCTCCAGGTGCGCTACCCGGGAGGCGTTCCGCCCGAGGTGGTGAAGCAGATCGAGCACGAGCTGAAGCTCATCGCGGCCCTGGATTTCGCCGGGTACTTCCTGGCCATCTGGGACATCGTCCGGTTCGCGCGCTCGCGGGGGATTCTGTGCCAGGGGCGGGGAAGCGCGGCGAACTCGGCGGTCTGCTACGCGCTGGGAGTCACGGCGATCGATCCGGTACGGATGGGGCTGCTCTTCGAGCGCTTCCTGAGCATGGAGCGCAAGGAGCCGCCGGACATCGACGTGGACTTCGAGCACGAGCGGCGCGAGGAGGTGCTGCAGTACGTCTACGAGAAGCACGGCCGGCACCGCGCGGGGATGGTGTGCGAGGTCATCTGCTACCGGGGGAGGCTGGCGCTGCGCGAGGTGGGCAAGGCGCTCGGGCTGTCGCTGGACCAGGTGGACCGGCTGGCGAAGACGGCGGGCTCGCATGGCGGCGAGATGGGGCCGGAGCTGCTGAAGGAGGTGGGGCTGTCGGTGGATGACCGGCGGGTGAGGCAGACGCTCGCGCTGGCGACGGAGATCGAGGGCTTTCCGAGGCACCTCTCCATCCACGTGGGCGGCTTCGTGATCACCCGTGAGCCGCTGGTGGAGATGATCCCGGTGGAGAACGCGGCGATGAAGGGCCGCACGGTGGTGCAGTGGGAGAAGGACGACCTGGAGGCGGTGGGAGTCCTGAAGGTGGATCTGCTGGGGCTCGGGATGCTGACGGCGCTGGCGAAGTGCCTGGCGCTGATCAAGGAGCACCACGGGCGCGAGCTGTCGCTGGCCACGATTCCAGCGGAGGACCCGGCGGTCTACGAGATGCTGTGCAACGCGGACTCGATCGGGGTGTTCCAGATCGAGAGCCGGGCGCAGATGAACATGCTGCCGAGGCTGAAGCCTCGGTGCTTCTACGATCTGGTGGTGGAGATCGCCCTCATCCGGCCGGGGCCGATCGTGGGGGACATGGTGCACCCGTACCTGCGAAGGCGCGAGGGGCGGGAGCCGGTGGAGTATCCGTCGGAGGACGTGAAGCGGATTCTGCGGAAGACCCTGGGGGTGCCGCTCTTCCAGGAGCAGGCGATGAAGCTGGCGATGGCGGTGGCGGGCTTCACTCCTGCGGAGGCGGACGGACTGCGGCGGGCGCTGTCACACAAGCGAGCGGAGGAGCGGCTGGGGCCGTTCCACAAGCGCTTCGTGGAGGGCGGAGTGGCGCGGGGGTACACGCCCGAGTACGTGGACACGCTGTTCCGCCAGTTCCGAGGGTTCGCGCACTACGGCTTCCCGGAGAGCCACTCGGCGAGCTTCGCGCTGCTGGCGTACGCCTCGGCGTGGCTGAAGTGCCACTACCCGGCGGCGTTCACGGCGGCGCTGCTGAACTCGCAGCCGATGGGCTTCTACGCACCGCACACGTTGGTGGCGGACGCGCAGCGGCACGGCGTGAAGGTGCTGGGCGTGGACGTGAACCACTCGGGGTGGGACTGCACGATGGAGGAGGGGGGGGCACTGCGGCTGGGCCTGCGAATGGTGCGAGGGCTCCAGGAGGCAGCGGGACGGAGGGTGGAGTCGGCACGGCAGGGCGTGCGCTACGCGAGCATCGGAGAGCTGGCCCGACGGACGAGGACGCCCCGGCACGAGCTGGCTCGTCTGGCGCTGTCGGGGGCACTGGGGAGCCTCAGCGGCTCACGGCGGGACGCGTTGTGGGAGATCCAGGCGCTGGGCCCGCTGGAGGAGACGGACCTGTTCTTCGGGATGGCGATGGACGGGACGCAGGTGGAACTGCCCCAGATGAACGTGGCGGAGCGGGTGAGCAAGGACTTCGAGACGGTGGGCGTGTCGCTGGAGAAGCACCCGCTGGAGCTGCTGCGGCCGGTGCTGCGCAAGCGAGGCGCGGTGACGGCGGCGGGTCTGGAGCGGGTGCGAGCGGGAGCCCGTGTGGCGGTAGGAGGGATGCTCATCTGCCGGCAGATGCCACCGACGGCGAAGGGATTCTGCTTCCTGTCACTCGAGGATGAGACGGGGATCGCGAACCTGGTGGTGCCACCGGATGCGTACGCGCGATTCCGCAAGGACATCCATGGCGCGCTGTTCCTGGTGGGGCAGGGGACGCTGGAGAAGACGGGGAAGGTCACGAATGTGAAGGTGCAGCAGCTGGAGCCGCTCGCCTCCGCGCTTCCGGGTTAG